The proteins below are encoded in one region of Streptomyces ficellus:
- a CDS encoding metallophosphoesterase family protein: MKRRTLLSSSAGAMALAVTAPVPAVARPGGNAARPLSTFNVISDIQGDLGDLAAALTDIGATAPGSTGLAVAGDITPRGYDAEYAAVRRVVDRGPIPREVAWAIGNHEFYVPKYADPQALALETWPNGTTEDSLFRSFFRFAGRSSVYAETTFGGIPVLTIGTERYMHYHDPKLWDEVWLSGAQLRWLEERLRYWARRRKPVMVIAHHPLPDTVSGTRNKLYRTDYLQADALLGVLGRHRDVFLFTGHTHWDLNLSDWYVRRVVPGTANLDGFPVINTGAVQTGFADDGRGGETTVPGRFNQGLQVDVFRDRVVVKARDFAARRWLKQVTVPLFTTA, encoded by the coding sequence ATGAAACGCAGAACGCTGCTCAGCTCGTCGGCCGGCGCCATGGCGCTCGCCGTCACCGCGCCCGTGCCCGCGGTCGCGCGCCCGGGCGGGAACGCGGCCCGGCCGCTGTCCACCTTCAACGTCATCAGCGACATCCAGGGCGACCTGGGCGACCTGGCCGCCGCGCTCACCGACATCGGGGCGACCGCCCCGGGCAGCACGGGCCTTGCCGTCGCCGGTGACATCACGCCCCGCGGGTACGACGCGGAGTACGCCGCCGTACGACGGGTCGTCGACCGCGGCCCGATCCCGCGCGAAGTCGCCTGGGCCATCGGCAACCACGAGTTCTACGTGCCCAAGTACGCCGACCCGCAGGCCCTGGCCCTGGAGACCTGGCCCAACGGCACCACCGAGGACTCGCTGTTCCGCAGCTTCTTCCGGTTCGCCGGGCGTTCCAGCGTCTACGCCGAGACGACCTTCGGCGGCATCCCGGTGCTCACCATCGGGACCGAGCGGTACATGCACTACCACGACCCCAAACTGTGGGACGAGGTCTGGCTGAGTGGGGCGCAGTTGCGATGGCTCGAAGAGCGGCTGCGGTACTGGGCGCGGCGCCGCAAGCCGGTCATGGTGATCGCCCACCATCCGCTGCCCGACACGGTCTCCGGGACCCGGAACAAGCTGTACCGCACGGACTACCTCCAGGCGGACGCGCTCCTGGGCGTGCTCGGCCGCCACCGCGACGTGTTCCTCTTCACCGGACACACCCACTGGGACCTGAACCTCTCCGACTGGTACGTGCGCCGGGTGGTCCCGGGCACGGCGAACCTCGACGGCTTCCCGGTCATCAACACCGGAGCCGTACAGACGGGTTTCGCGGACGACGGGCGCGGCGGTGAGACCACCGTCCCGGGCCGGTTCAATCAGGGCCTCCAGGTGGACGTGTTCCGCGACAGGGTGGTCGTCAAGGCGCGTGACTTCGCGGCCCGCAGATGGCTGAAGCAGGTCACCGTGCCCCTCTTCACCACGGCCTGA
- a CDS encoding sugar ABC transporter ATP-binding protein, with the protein MTAPGTEPSAAAVPDQTAGAGIAVEGVTKRFGAVQALGGVTLSFPPGQVTALMGENGAGKSTLLKIITGDHQPTEGHVVLDGSPLTLSSPHEARRAGIRIIPQEPEIIPHVSVAENVYAGSLPRKPGRRLDGAELRRRITADLVRLGFEKVIDPDQLGSQLNAAQRQLVEILRALTSEAKVIAFDEPTSSLAENEAEALFALIDRLRAQGIAVIYVSHRMKEIFRLADRIAVLRDGTVAGVLDAGSTHEGEVVRMMVGRDLSSLFVRQDVAGDEVVLRLEKVTTDDVRDIDLEVRAGEVVALAGLMGAGRSELALALAGDQPVRSGRVVLNGRPLRLRSPKDAIRAGIGLAPEERKAQALFLHRSIRDNTSLVSLDRLRRWRFVRNGEEKAAAQDFSDRLRVRTPDIEHEVRKLSGGNQQKVVLARWLLRKPKVLILDEPTRGIDIGAKAEIYRIIADLARDGVALLVISSELPEVLGLADRIAVMQNGRITGELTRNEATEEAILNLAMADDLAPVGTDRSRTDSAAGDAR; encoded by the coding sequence ATGACCGCACCCGGCACCGAACCATCAGCCGCTGCCGTACCCGACCAGACCGCCGGCGCCGGCATCGCCGTCGAGGGCGTCACCAAGCGCTTCGGCGCCGTCCAGGCGCTCGGCGGGGTGACCCTCTCCTTCCCACCCGGCCAGGTGACCGCTCTCATGGGCGAGAACGGCGCGGGCAAGTCGACCCTGCTGAAGATCATCACCGGTGACCACCAGCCGACCGAGGGACACGTCGTCCTCGACGGCAGCCCGCTGACGCTCTCCTCACCGCACGAGGCCCGCAGGGCCGGAATCCGCATCATCCCCCAGGAACCCGAGATCATCCCGCACGTCTCGGTCGCCGAGAACGTGTACGCCGGATCCCTCCCGCGGAAGCCCGGCCGCCGCCTCGACGGGGCCGAGCTGCGCCGCCGCATCACGGCCGACCTGGTCCGGCTGGGCTTCGAGAAGGTCATCGACCCCGACCAGCTCGGATCACAACTCAACGCCGCACAGCGCCAGTTGGTGGAGATCCTGCGGGCCCTCACCAGTGAGGCGAAGGTCATCGCCTTCGACGAGCCCACCTCGTCGCTGGCCGAGAACGAAGCCGAGGCCCTCTTCGCCCTCATCGACCGCCTGCGGGCACAGGGCATCGCCGTCATCTACGTCTCGCACCGGATGAAGGAGATCTTCCGCCTGGCCGACCGGATCGCCGTCCTGCGCGACGGCACCGTCGCCGGCGTCCTGGACGCGGGCAGCACGCACGAGGGCGAGGTGGTCCGCATGATGGTCGGGCGTGACCTGTCGTCCCTATTCGTACGGCAGGACGTCGCAGGCGACGAGGTCGTCCTGCGCCTGGAGAAGGTCACCACCGACGACGTACGCGACATCGACCTGGAGGTCCGCGCCGGCGAGGTCGTGGCCCTGGCCGGGCTGATGGGGGCGGGACGCTCCGAGCTGGCCCTCGCGCTCGCCGGCGACCAGCCGGTGCGGTCCGGCCGCGTCGTCCTGAACGGCCGGCCCCTGCGCCTGCGCAGCCCCAAGGACGCGATCCGGGCCGGCATCGGCCTCGCTCCCGAGGAACGCAAGGCCCAGGCGCTCTTCCTGCACCGGAGCATCCGGGACAACACCTCGCTCGTCAGCCTGGACCGGCTGCGCCGCTGGCGCTTCGTCCGCAACGGCGAGGAGAAGGCCGCGGCACAGGACTTCTCCGACCGGCTGCGCGTACGCACGCCCGACATCGAGCACGAGGTGCGCAAGCTGTCCGGGGGCAATCAGCAGAAGGTCGTCCTCGCCCGCTGGCTGCTGCGCAAACCCAAGGTCCTGATCCTCGACGAGCCCACCCGCGGTATCGACATCGGTGCCAAGGCCGAGATCTACCGCATCATCGCCGACCTCGCCCGGGACGGGGTCGCCCTGCTGGTGATCTCCTCCGAGCTGCCCGAGGTACTCGGTCTCGCCGACCGGATCGCCGTGATGCAGAACGGGCGCATCACCGGCGAACTCACCCGTAACGAGGCCACCGAGGAAGCGATCCTCAACCTCGCCATGGCCGACGACCTGGCTCCCGTCGGCACCGACAGATCCCGCACCGACTCCGCCGCTGGAGACGCACGATGA
- a CDS encoding peptidoglycan-binding domain-containing protein — protein MSPAAWTAAEEMRNNGPQHSSGETRSRTAGRGRARSGARRRRKRTGRLPLTAAVAALLCSAAFAGGFWMVKGTDPRAADERPSTALVEDPDGPATSTPAGDAGAPPAGVPDPGSPSHVRGLARQPHPSSGAASASPSATGTGTPTATSSPGTPSASAAPSTAPAGPTLSRHDRGPEVTELQQRFTHLGLWHHPVRDHYNQHLQNTVARFQETHGIQEDPTGVYGPATRRVLESMTP, from the coding sequence GTGTCCCCAGCGGCATGGACTGCGGCGGAGGAGATGCGGAACAACGGCCCGCAGCACTCGTCCGGGGAAACCCGGTCCCGCACGGCGGGGCGCGGGAGGGCGCGCTCGGGGGCGCGCCGGCGCCGCAAGCGGACCGGCCGTCTGCCGCTGACCGCCGCCGTGGCCGCCCTCCTCTGTTCCGCCGCGTTCGCGGGCGGCTTCTGGATGGTGAAGGGCACGGACCCCCGGGCGGCGGACGAGCGGCCGTCCACCGCGCTGGTGGAGGACCCCGATGGTCCGGCGACGTCCACACCGGCCGGTGACGCCGGCGCCCCGCCCGCCGGCGTGCCCGATCCGGGCTCCCCGTCACACGTGCGCGGCCTGGCCCGCCAGCCGCACCCTTCGTCGGGCGCTGCCTCCGCGTCCCCCTCGGCCACCGGCACCGGTACACCGACCGCCACCTCCTCCCCCGGCACCCCTTCGGCATCGGCCGCCCCCTCGACCGCTCCGGCCGGGCCCACGCTGTCCCGGCACGACCGGGGACCCGAGGTCACCGAGCTCCAGCAGCGATTCACCCACCTCGGGTTGTGGCACCATCCGGTGCGGGACCACTACAACCAGCACCTCCAGAACACGGTCGCGCGGTTCCAGGAGACGCACGGTATCCAGGAGGACCCGACGGGCGTATACGGTCCGGCCACCCGGCGGGTGCTGGAATCCATGACTCCCTGA
- a CDS encoding RICIN domain-containing protein has product MDHLTDEQLYGLVGAEEPTGTSATAALRRRHWSRVNAFAHTVVDDPAAARYLTDLAFDQLVRGQPSTVSPVRPPRLLLLLTVSRTAARLPHGPRDHGVRGRGAARVGPPRAAEPVPTGGPVSDQLLARGFAALPPRTQALLWHSVVEREPDDSVASLTGDRPEAVAGLVSRALESCHDATLHLHLESRPTPGCSGFGRMLDAATTREDVRRHPQLTQHLGECPDCAAVLRGLVALREAPRPVLAGAVLGGAPGAAYTTGAVPDPDDDTLTLPRIVQSSPRGPAVRARDSALRQPAAAYAVGILTVLLTAAALMAVAWSAEDPPAAGVRAAPETHPGPVGSPSRKGPPAGTSPPAHTSASPVGPPSPTGSPSASATAGTSPSSSAEPTPGTTPAEVVPFRASSFVSAVNSGTGMCLDVRGGTFANGVDVITTKCRDGATTQQWRLDDDGLLRNGAQSDYCLDSRGHNGQSVGIWSCSAHKGEHGENLEFSLDTTGRIKPGTAPGLAVTPEGAAGAGVKLLPTDGSADQRWTESAG; this is encoded by the coding sequence ATGGACCATTTGACGGACGAGCAGTTGTATGGCCTCGTAGGCGCCGAAGAGCCGACCGGAACGTCGGCCACCGCCGCCTTGCGGCGACGCCACTGGTCACGCGTGAACGCCTTCGCCCACACGGTCGTGGATGACCCGGCGGCCGCCCGGTACCTCACCGACCTCGCCTTCGACCAACTCGTGCGCGGGCAGCCCTCGACGGTCTCCCCCGTACGCCCACCTCGCCTGCTCCTTCTCCTGACCGTGTCCCGGACGGCCGCGCGCCTGCCCCACGGGCCGCGCGACCACGGCGTGCGCGGCCGGGGCGCCGCCCGGGTGGGACCACCGCGGGCCGCGGAGCCGGTGCCGACGGGTGGTCCAGTCTCCGACCAGTTGCTGGCCAGGGGGTTCGCCGCCCTGCCTCCCCGCACTCAGGCCCTGCTGTGGCACTCCGTCGTCGAACGGGAGCCGGACGACTCTGTCGCGTCGCTCACGGGCGACCGGCCCGAAGCCGTCGCGGGTCTGGTGTCCCGTGCACTCGAGTCGTGCCACGACGCGACCCTGCACCTCCACCTGGAGAGCCGGCCCACACCCGGGTGCTCCGGGTTCGGGCGCATGCTGGATGCCGCGACCACCCGCGAGGACGTGCGCAGGCACCCACAACTGACGCAACACCTTGGCGAATGCCCCGACTGCGCGGCCGTGTTGCGGGGTCTTGTCGCCCTGCGGGAGGCGCCTCGCCCCGTGCTGGCCGGAGCCGTTCTCGGCGGCGCCCCGGGCGCGGCGTACACCACCGGCGCCGTGCCCGACCCGGACGACGACACCCTGACTCTGCCGAGGATCGTCCAGTCGTCGCCGCGGGGCCCGGCCGTGCGGGCTCGCGACAGCGCCCTGCGGCAGCCCGCGGCCGCGTACGCGGTCGGGATCCTCACCGTCCTGCTCACGGCCGCGGCGCTCATGGCCGTGGCCTGGTCCGCCGAAGATCCGCCGGCCGCCGGCGTCAGGGCGGCACCCGAAACCCACCCCGGCCCCGTCGGCTCGCCCAGCCGGAAAGGGCCTCCCGCCGGGACGTCGCCTCCGGCGCACACCTCCGCCTCACCCGTCGGCCCGCCCTCGCCGACCGGCTCCCCCTCCGCCTCCGCCACGGCGGGCACGTCCCCGTCCTCGTCGGCGGAGCCGACACCGGGGACCACCCCGGCCGAGGTCGTGCCGTTCCGGGCCTCGTCCTTCGTGTCCGCCGTCAATTCCGGCACCGGGATGTGCCTCGACGTACGCGGCGGCACCTTCGCCAACGGTGTCGACGTGATCACCACCAAGTGCCGCGACGGAGCCACCACACAACAGTGGCGCCTGGACGACGACGGCCTCCTGCGCAACGGCGCCCAGTCCGACTACTGCCTGGACTCACGCGGCCACAACGGCCAGAGCGTCGGGATCTGGTCGTGCTCCGCCCACAAGGGCGAACACGGGGAGAACCTGGAGTTCTCCCTCGACACCACCGGCCGCATCAAGCCGGGCACCGCACCCGGACTCGCCGTGACCCCCGAAGGCGCAGCGGGCGCGGGCGTGAAGCTGCTCCCCACCGACGGCAGCGCGGACCAGCGCTGGACCGAGTCGGCCGGCTAG
- a CDS encoding zinc-binding alcohol dehydrogenase family protein, translated as MREAPFETMPAVACRRSLPVEDPESLVDVELPLPEPGPRDLLVRVEAIAVNPVDYKVRRNSDPGGEPKVLGWDAAGTVVAVGEEVERFAVGDEVFYAGAIDRPGANARFHAVDESLVGRKPATLSFTEAAALPLTSLTAWEGLFERLGLQEGDRESSGTLLVTAAAGGVGAMVAQLARALTGLTVVGTASRPETEEFARRMGVAHIVDHHRPLPPQLAEVAPGGVDYVFSTAGTDQNLAAYGDVLKPFGRIVAIDDFGPVDIGVLKSKSISFHWELMFTHSLYRTPDRAAQHRILTRVAELVDEGVLTTTATRDLGTINAAHLREAHRVMESGSAIGKITMTGF; from the coding sequence ATGCGAGAAGCCCCCTTCGAGACCATGCCGGCGGTCGCCTGCCGCAGGAGCCTGCCGGTCGAGGACCCCGAGAGCCTGGTGGACGTCGAACTCCCGCTGCCCGAGCCCGGTCCGCGCGACCTCCTTGTCCGGGTGGAGGCCATCGCGGTCAACCCCGTGGACTACAAGGTGCGCCGCAACAGCGACCCGGGCGGCGAGCCCAAGGTGCTGGGGTGGGACGCCGCGGGCACCGTGGTGGCCGTGGGTGAAGAGGTCGAACGGTTCGCCGTCGGCGACGAGGTCTTCTACGCCGGTGCCATCGACCGGCCGGGAGCCAACGCACGCTTCCACGCCGTCGACGAGAGCCTCGTCGGCCGGAAGCCGGCCACACTGTCCTTCACCGAGGCGGCGGCGCTGCCGCTGACCTCGCTCACCGCGTGGGAAGGCCTCTTCGAACGCCTGGGCCTCCAGGAGGGCGACCGGGAGAGCTCCGGCACCCTGCTGGTCACCGCGGCGGCCGGCGGCGTCGGGGCGATGGTGGCACAACTGGCACGCGCTCTGACCGGCCTGACGGTGGTGGGCACCGCCTCACGGCCGGAGACCGAGGAGTTCGCTCGCCGGATGGGCGTCGCCCACATCGTCGACCACCACCGGCCGCTGCCCCCACAACTGGCCGAAGTGGCACCGGGCGGAGTCGATTACGTATTCAGCACGGCCGGGACGGACCAGAACCTCGCGGCCTACGGCGATGTGCTCAAGCCGTTCGGCCGGATCGTCGCCATCGACGACTTCGGCCCGGTGGACATCGGTGTGCTGAAGTCAAAGAGCATCTCCTTCCACTGGGAGCTGATGTTCACCCACTCCCTGTACCGGACCCCGGACCGGGCGGCCCAGCACCGCATCCTGACCCGGGTCGCCGAACTCGTGGACGAGGGCGTTCTCACCACCACCGCGACGAGGGACCTCGGCACCATCAACGCCGCCCACCTCCGCGAGGCGCACAGGGTCATGGAGTCCGGGAGCGCGATCGGCAAGATCACCATGACGGGTTTCTGA
- a CDS encoding response regulator transcription factor has translation MTEVLLVEDDALLRESTRLMLERYGYRLRTAASGPEGLAHFLERAPDVAVLDVMLPGLDGVSLVRRVREVSGVPILLVSARTDPVDVVLGLEAGADDYLTKPYDVPVLAARIRSALRRARSMVPSPSAAGGESLKRFGDVTVDTTTLEVRRGDDLVRLTPTERKVMLAFASEPGVLLSRTTLLERVWDYEHGGDGRVVDIHVQRLRLKIGRERIRTVRGFGYRLVP, from the coding sequence ATGACCGAGGTGCTGCTCGTCGAGGACGACGCCCTGCTGCGCGAGTCCACACGACTGATGCTGGAACGATACGGATACCGGCTGCGGACCGCGGCCAGCGGGCCCGAGGGACTGGCGCACTTCCTCGAACGGGCACCGGACGTCGCCGTGCTGGACGTCATGCTGCCGGGCCTTGACGGTGTCTCCCTGGTGCGGCGCGTCCGCGAGGTGAGCGGTGTGCCCATCCTCCTGGTCTCGGCCCGTACCGACCCGGTGGACGTCGTGCTCGGGCTGGAGGCGGGTGCCGACGACTACCTCACCAAGCCGTACGACGTACCGGTCCTGGCCGCCCGCATACGTTCGGCGCTGCGCCGGGCCCGGAGCATGGTCCCGTCCCCGTCGGCCGCGGGCGGCGAGTCGCTGAAGCGGTTCGGCGACGTCACGGTGGACACGACCACCCTGGAGGTGCGCCGTGGGGATGACCTGGTGCGGCTGACGCCCACCGAGCGCAAGGTGATGCTGGCCTTCGCGTCCGAACCCGGCGTCCTGCTGTCCCGGACCACCCTCCTGGAGCGGGTGTGGGACTACGAGCACGGCGGCGACGGCCGCGTCGTGGATATCCACGTGCAGCGGCTCCGCCTCAAGATCGGCCGGGAACGGATCCGGACGGTCCGCGGCTTCGGCTACCGGCTCGTGCCCTGA
- a CDS encoding winged helix-turn-helix transcriptional regulator, translated as MGCTTERHDHHDVYAAQCPCREVLDLLANKWSALAIGAMEAGPQRFGVLQRRLEGISPKVLTSTLRRLEDKGFVDRTVYPAVPLHVEYALTALGRSVAEPLAMLRNWVEDHLDEIRDAEPA; from the coding sequence ATGGGGTGCACGACGGAGCGGCACGATCACCACGACGTGTACGCGGCGCAATGTCCGTGCCGCGAGGTGCTGGATCTGCTCGCCAACAAGTGGTCCGCGCTGGCGATTGGCGCCATGGAGGCGGGCCCGCAGCGGTTCGGTGTCCTCCAGCGGCGTCTGGAGGGCATCAGTCCGAAGGTCCTCACCAGCACGCTCCGGCGCCTGGAGGACAAGGGTTTCGTCGACCGGACCGTCTACCCCGCCGTGCCGCTGCACGTCGAGTACGCGCTCACGGCGCTCGGCCGCAGTGTGGCGGAGCCGCTGGCGATGTTGCGCAACTGGGTCGAGGACCACCTCGACGAGATCAGGGACGCCGAACCGGCGTAG
- a CDS encoding ABC transporter permease, whose translation MTTIQTPAPTDNTAPAPAPAGKPGRFWLTSLGGQNLSLIGALVLVLALFGMLNENYLSWTNIQVIGEAVTITGLLAIVQTVVIICGGLDISVGSQAGLASVVSAMAFTSTGANPYLGIAAAVGIGVLVGIVNGIVIVYGRVNPTIATLAGLAAYKGVAQLVSDGRAQGYVLNDPFFVFLGRGKIAGIPVMIWLLALVALAVHVMLKYTDIGRNLYAIGGNDTAARLAGININKYLVAVYALIGVVAAIAGILLTARTGSGQPVSGSEGLELKAITAAALGGCALKGGKGGVGGTLLAVALLGALENGLTVEGINTFWQNVAQGALLVAAVVIQQRRSGERAVGLPH comes from the coding sequence ATGACCACCATCCAGACCCCTGCCCCGACCGACAACACGGCCCCGGCCCCAGCCCCGGCCGGAAAACCCGGACGGTTCTGGCTCACCTCGCTCGGCGGACAGAACCTCAGCCTGATCGGCGCGCTGGTCCTGGTACTGGCGCTGTTCGGCATGCTCAACGAGAACTACCTGAGCTGGACCAACATCCAGGTCATCGGCGAGGCCGTGACCATCACCGGCCTGCTCGCCATCGTCCAGACCGTCGTCATCATCTGCGGCGGCCTCGACATCTCCGTCGGCTCCCAGGCCGGCCTGGCCTCCGTGGTCAGCGCCATGGCGTTCACCAGCACCGGGGCCAATCCCTACCTCGGCATCGCCGCGGCCGTCGGCATCGGCGTGCTCGTCGGCATCGTCAACGGCATCGTCATCGTGTACGGACGCGTCAACCCCACCATCGCCACACTGGCCGGTCTCGCCGCCTACAAGGGCGTGGCCCAGCTGGTTTCCGACGGCCGCGCACAGGGTTACGTCCTCAACGATCCCTTCTTCGTCTTCCTCGGCCGTGGCAAGATCGCCGGAATCCCCGTGATGATCTGGCTCCTCGCCCTGGTCGCCCTCGCCGTGCACGTGATGCTCAAGTACACCGACATCGGGCGCAACCTCTATGCCATCGGCGGCAACGACACCGCCGCCCGCCTGGCCGGCATCAACATCAACAAGTACCTGGTCGCCGTCTACGCGCTCATCGGCGTCGTCGCGGCCATCGCGGGCATCCTGCTGACCGCCCGCACCGGTTCCGGCCAGCCCGTCTCGGGCAGCGAGGGCCTGGAGCTCAAGGCCATCACCGCCGCGGCCCTCGGCGGCTGCGCGCTCAAGGGCGGCAAGGGCGGGGTGGGCGGCACCCTCCTCGCCGTCGCGCTCCTCGGAGCGCTGGAGAACGGTCTGACCGTCGAGGGCATCAACACCTTCTGGCAGAACGTCGCCCAGGGTGCCCTGCTCGTCGCGGCGGTCGTCATCCAGCAGCGCCGCAGTGGCGAGCGGGCGGTGGGCCTGCCCCACTGA
- a CDS encoding substrate-binding domain-containing protein, with the protein MLSQRNRRPVAAVALGLTTVLGLTACSSGQESSSATGTDVGKVDGKITLTYLQKQGDQEYFVGEAAGAKAQAAKLGIDLKVVNLGNDANKTVSEAQAAISQKSNGLIVVVPDPAVGPQVVQIAKDAKVALLTSDDQICSTGPDPAECPPEALVPRIGFSGEQMGSEVGKRAAEEFKKSGWNAAETASISAWKQDVTVCTDRVNASKKAFAANAGTAVKNIDVPTDNSPTGAQDKIAATITANPKVKHWVVWGCNDENVQGGVTALENAGFKANDVIGVGLGAYLACKNWSSAKPSGMKAALFINGRDVGALAVQTMYDKLKNGKEFPKEGFAPTKMVDASNWKAAGLTCG; encoded by the coding sequence ATGCTCTCTCAACGAAACCGCCGGCCGGTGGCGGCCGTGGCACTGGGCCTGACCACGGTTCTCGGCCTGACCGCTTGCTCCAGCGGCCAGGAGTCCTCGTCGGCGACGGGCACGGACGTGGGAAAGGTCGACGGCAAGATCACCCTCACGTACCTGCAGAAGCAGGGTGATCAGGAGTACTTCGTCGGTGAGGCCGCGGGCGCCAAGGCGCAGGCCGCGAAGCTGGGTATCGACCTGAAGGTGGTGAACCTGGGCAATGACGCGAACAAGACCGTCAGCGAGGCCCAGGCGGCCATCTCGCAGAAGAGCAACGGCCTGATCGTCGTCGTACCGGATCCGGCCGTGGGCCCGCAGGTGGTGCAGATCGCCAAGGACGCCAAGGTGGCGTTGCTGACGTCGGACGACCAGATATGCAGCACGGGCCCGGACCCGGCCGAGTGTCCCCCCGAGGCCCTGGTGCCGCGCATCGGCTTCAGTGGTGAGCAGATGGGCAGCGAGGTGGGCAAGCGCGCCGCGGAGGAGTTCAAGAAGTCGGGCTGGAACGCCGCCGAGACCGCCAGTATCTCCGCCTGGAAGCAGGACGTCACGGTCTGCACCGATCGCGTCAACGCGTCGAAGAAGGCGTTCGCGGCGAACGCGGGCACCGCGGTGAAGAACATCGACGTGCCGACGGACAACAGCCCGACCGGCGCCCAGGACAAGATCGCGGCCACGATCACCGCCAACCCGAAGGTGAAGCACTGGGTGGTGTGGGGCTGCAACGACGAGAACGTGCAGGGCGGGGTCACCGCTCTGGAGAACGCCGGCTTCAAGGCGAACGACGTCATCGGAGTCGGTCTCGGCGCCTACCTCGCCTGCAAGAACTGGAGCTCGGCCAAGCCGTCCGGCATGAAGGCGGCCCTGTTCATCAACGGCCGGGACGTCGGGGCGCTGGCGGTGCAGACCATGTACGACAAGCTCAAGAACGGCAAGGAATTCCCGAAGGAGGGCTTCGCCCCGACCAAGATGGTCGACGCCTCCAACTGGAAGGCCGCCGGACTCACCTGCGGCTGA
- a CDS encoding sensor histidine kinase, giving the protein MGLRTRIALVTSTTVVVAAALLGMTVHVRTADDQAQRAAQAADTELLRALDDHAAGVETGLLVNAPELPGPLREAVERGHVRATYLQLDPASGAPHMWAATRVGGDVVAVRQSYTAQLRTLRSLDRVLVGAGALVGALGCLVGIGTAVAIGRRITDSTRTAQRIAEGDLSARITPRGTDEIARLSRAVNTMADALAERLESERRVTADIAHELRTPVAGLVAAVDLLPPGRPTELIQQGVGRLRRTVEDVLEVARLDVPGLEQVFCEEMPLGVIARRAATPWPDVEVRVVRDAVVRTDPRRIERIVTNLITNAHRHGAPPVVLDVDGARLRVRDHGPGFPEHVLADGPVRFRSGSADRGGGMSRGTGLGLTIVAGQAKVLGARVLYENADGGGASVTIDLGAAHRTPHTTDRDPFPPNPA; this is encoded by the coding sequence ATGGGACTGCGCACCAGGATCGCCCTCGTCACCAGCACCACCGTCGTCGTGGCGGCGGCTCTGCTCGGCATGACCGTCCATGTCCGTACCGCCGACGACCAGGCACAACGAGCCGCCCAGGCCGCCGATACGGAGCTACTGCGCGCCCTCGACGACCACGCGGCCGGCGTGGAGACCGGACTGCTCGTGAACGCGCCCGAACTGCCCGGCCCGCTGCGCGAGGCCGTCGAGCGCGGGCACGTACGGGCGACGTACCTGCAACTGGACCCCGCGTCCGGGGCCCCTCACATGTGGGCCGCCACCCGGGTCGGTGGCGACGTGGTCGCCGTCCGGCAGTCCTACACCGCCCAACTGCGCACCTTGCGCAGCCTCGACCGAGTGCTGGTCGGGGCCGGGGCGCTCGTCGGGGCCCTCGGCTGCCTCGTCGGCATCGGTACCGCCGTCGCCATCGGCCGCCGCATCACCGACTCGACCCGCACTGCGCAACGGATCGCGGAGGGTGACCTCAGTGCCCGGATCACCCCGCGGGGCACGGACGAGATCGCGCGCCTCAGCCGGGCCGTCAACACGATGGCCGACGCCCTCGCCGAACGGCTGGAGTCCGAGCGGCGGGTCACGGCCGACATCGCGCACGAGTTGCGCACCCCGGTCGCCGGGCTCGTGGCCGCGGTGGACCTGCTCCCACCCGGCCGCCCGACCGAGCTGATCCAGCAGGGCGTCGGCCGGCTCCGGCGCACCGTCGAGGACGTCCTGGAGGTGGCCCGCCTCGATGTGCCCGGCCTGGAACAGGTCTTCTGCGAGGAGATGCCCCTCGGCGTCATCGCGCGGCGGGCCGCCACCCCCTGGCCGGACGTCGAGGTCCGGGTGGTGCGCGACGCCGTCGTGCGGACCGACCCCCGGCGCATCGAACGCATCGTGACGAACCTGATCACCAACGCCCACCGGCACGGCGCGCCGCCCGTGGTGCTCGACGTGGACGGTGCCCGGCTGCGCGTGCGGGATCACGGTCCCGGCTTTCCCGAACATGTCCTGGCTGACGGACCGGTGCGGTTCCGCTCGGGATCGGCCGACCGGGGCGGAGGCATGAGCAGGGGGACGGGTCTGGGCCTGACCATCGTGGCCGGGCAGGCGAAGGTGCTGGGCGCCCGGGTGCTGTACGAGAACGCGGACGGCGGCGGTGCGAGCGTCACGATCGACCTCGGAGCCGCGCACCGTACGCCGCACACCACGGACCGAGACCCTTTCCCGCCAAATCCGGCTTGA